Proteins from one Patescibacteria group bacterium genomic window:
- a CDS encoding GIY-YIG nuclease family protein, which produces MPHYVYILYSESFGRYYVGSCINIDQRLDRHNAGATSSTKPYRPWVVVYSEEYSTKGEAIKRELQIKKKKSRKYIEWLLGR; this is translated from the coding sequence ATGCCCCATTACGTCTATATCCTCTACAGTGAAAGCTTTGGCCGATATTACGTTGGCAGCTGCATTAATATTGATCAGCGTCTGGATCGGCACAATGCCGGAGCCACATCATCCACAAAGCCTTATCGCCCTTGGGTTGTAGTTTATTCAGAAGAATATAGCACAAAGGGCGAAGCCATAAAGCGAGAACTACAAATAAAGAAAAAGAAAAGTCGAAAATATATTGAATGGTTGCTTGGGAGGTAG
- a CDS encoding RNA polymerase sigma-70 factor produces MKNNNDQLLVMKLRKNDHESFKLLFEKYSSPLYNFAFSYLKSNSAAEDIVQEVFIKIWEKRSTLISDSNLKAYIFKIALNAMRKQFLKLSKDTEAKHDILFDISNDKNSFDDNNDYDFLLSKLNELIEQMPEKRKLVFIKKKLEEKSIKEIATELDLSPKTVEYHVTEAMKFLKNKFEKLNFKGLIFFYLFIKK; encoded by the coding sequence ATGAAAAACAATAATGACCAATTACTGGTTATGAAACTACGAAAGAATGACCATGAGTCATTCAAACTTCTTTTTGAAAAGTACAGCAGTCCCTTATATAATTTTGCTTTCAGCTACTTAAAATCGAATAGTGCTGCTGAAGATATTGTACAAGAAGTTTTCATCAAAATATGGGAAAAAAGAAGCACCCTTATTTCTGATTCTAACTTAAAAGCATATATTTTTAAAATTGCCCTGAACGCAATGCGTAAACAGTTTTTAAAATTATCAAAAGATACTGAGGCCAAACACGATATCCTTTTTGATATTTCAAATGACAAGAATAGCTTTGATGATAACAATGATTATGATTTTTTATTATCAAAACTGAATGAATTAATTGAACAAATGCCGGAAAAAAGGAAATTGGTTTTTATAAAAAAGAAATTAGAGGAAAAATCAATTAAAGAAATAGCCACAGAATTAGACTTGTCACCGAAAACCGTTGAATATCACGTCACAGAAGCAATGAAGTTTTTAAAAAATAAATTCGAAAAACTAAATTTCAAGGGCTTGATATTCTTTTATCTTTTCATCAAAAAATAA